The DNA region AGGCCAGGTCCAGGGTAAGCTGCACCAGCACAGTATCCAGGCAGTTGGGAAAAATATGACGGAACATCACGTAGGGCCGGGAAAAGCCGATGGATTCTGCAGCCTCTACATAGGTCTTATTTTTTTCTATCAAAGTAAGGGAGCGCACCAGTCGGGTAAGCATGGGCACATAGACTATCCCCAGGGCGATAACCGCATTAGCCATACCCCGCCCCAGGGCGGCAACCAGGAGAAAGGCCAGGAGCAGCGAGGGAAAGGAAAGCAGCACATCGCAAAAGCGCCCCACAATGGCGTCGAACTTCCCCCCGTAATAGCCGGAGCAAAGCCCCAGAGGCGCCCCGATAAGCACCGAAAGGAGCACCACTCCCAGGGCACTCAGCATGGTCACCCGTCCGCCGTAGAGCAGCCGGGAAAAAAGGTCCCGCCCCATTTTGTCCGCACCCAGGAGGTGTTCCCGGGACGGCGAAGCCAAAGACGCGGAAAGGTCCTGCCCAGTCTCGCTATAAGGCGCCAACACCGGCGCGAAAAAGCAGCACAGGATGATGAGAAGCAGCAATCCCCCGGATATAAGCAAAGGCGGCGTAAACCACGTGCCAACGGCCTTTTGTCCCGGACGCTTCATTGGAAAGAACAACTTGTGGCTGAACAAGGGGGCTTTCTTCATACAGCCCTGGCATCGCTGGCCGCGCCCCCGGCGGGGGCAGTTTTTTCAAGGCCGCTCCCAGCAACGTTTCCGCCACCTGCGCCAACGGAAGCGGCAGAAGCGGCCCGAATCCGGGGATCGATCAGCACATACACGATGTCCACCACCAGGTTAAGCAGCAAAAACAGAGCCACCAGGAACATGATAATGCCCTGCACCAGGGGATAATCCGCCGACTGGATACCCTCGATAAGTAAAGCCCCGATACCACCCAGGGCAAACACGTTTTCCACCAGCACCGCCCCTATCACCATGGACCCGATTTGTATCCCCGCCACGGTAATCACCGGGATAAGGGTGTTTTTCAGACAATGGACCGCCAGGATACGGCGCCGGGGGGTCCCCTTGGCAGTCAGGGCCAGGGCGTAATTCGATTTCAGCTCTCCAATCATACGGTCCCGGGTAATCCGCCCCATGAGGGCAACCATGTTAAGGCTCAGGGCAAAGGCCGGCAAAGCCAGGTAGTAGAGGTTCTCCCCAAAATTGTGCCCCGCCCCAAAGGCCGGAAACCAGCGCAGCCTCAGGGCAAAGATCAGCATCAGCACAATGGCGTTGAGAAACACCGGGGAAGACACACAGAAAATCATAATCCCCGACACAATACGGTCCAGGATCGAGTCCCGCTTCACCGCGCAGAGCACCCCCGCCGGAATAGCCAGCAGCACCGCAAAGACCGCACTCATCAGCACCAACTGAATCGTGGTAGGCAGCCGGGCTGCCAGCAGATAAGCCACACTCTGGCGGTGCTTAAAACTGTCCCCTAGATTGCCCCGGAATACATTAGTTATCCATATAAAGTACTGCCGGGGCAAACTCTGATCCAGGTGATACTGGGCAATCAAAGCCGCCCGTGTCTCATCGCCAATCCGCCGCCCATTGGTAATAGACGCCATAGGGTCCGAAGGGGTCAGGCGGATAAGAAAAAAGATCGCCACCGACACCACCAGCAGAATGGGGATGAGGACGAGAATCCGCTTGGCTATGTACCGGACTAAAAAGGCCATTCTGTTTTACTAGCATGTCTCGGGGCTTTATTCAAGGATTGGCGACAGACTACCAGGGCAAAAGGGCGCCGCAGAGTCCGGGGAGGATTTTAGAGAGTACGCCTTGACGTCTTAATAACTTAAAGTATATTTTGTTGCATGAACTTAAGTTTCACAATTTGCCAAGAGGTCAGCCGCAG from Treponema primitia ZAS-2 includes:
- a CDS encoding ABC transporter permease — protein: MKRPGQKAVGTWFTPPLLISGGLLLLIILCCFFAPVLAPYSETGQDLSASLASPSREHLLGADKMGRDLFSRLLYGGRVTMLSALGVVLLSVLIGAPLGLCSGYYGGKFDAIVGRFCDVLLSFPSLLLAFLLVAALGRGMANAVIALGIVYVPMLTRLVRSLTLIEKNKTYVEAAESIGFSRPYVMFRHIFPNCLDTVLVQLTLDLAYAILDLAALSFIGLGVRPPTADWGAMLDEGRNFLLQSPLLALAPGAAIVLTVVSLNIFCDCVSQFIDPSDRILPSFEKIERRSAGEVPVEH
- a CDS encoding ABC transporter permease, whose amino-acid sequence is MAFLVRYIAKRILVLIPILLVVSVAIFFLIRLTPSDPMASITNGRRIGDETRAALIAQYHLDQSLPRQYFIWITNVFRGNLGDSFKHRQSVAYLLAARLPTTIQLVLMSAVFAVLLAIPAGVLCAVKRDSILDRIVSGIMIFCVSSPVFLNAIVLMLIFALRLRWFPAFGAGHNFGENLYYLALPAFALSLNMVALMGRITRDRMIGELKSNYALALTAKGTPRRRILAVHCLKNTLIPVITVAGIQIGSMVIGAVLVENVFALGGIGALLIEGIQSADYPLVQGIIMFLVALFLLLNLVVDIVYVLIDPRIRAASAASVGAGGGNVAGSGLEKTAPAGGAASDARAV